A stretch of Cicer arietinum cultivar CDC Frontier isolate Library 1 chromosome 5, Cicar.CDCFrontier_v2.0, whole genome shotgun sequence DNA encodes these proteins:
- the LOC101498414 gene encoding uncharacterized protein, protein MTKVADNLCQLPWDVLDIISRKLDFDDLFQFSGVCKNWWEFHKTYWRDFLVSQEPLIVRNSYYIRKCYTFISIPHQKVYHSKKMNDLKNFLYFGSSSGYLIMTENNHSFVLMNPFIRKVILIDTSSTFKVELSDFAYYVLLAFGKGSDEFVFVALCKSSHSLHIYQSQNFGWVTYSPKRNSWKGVDFTILHNAIYVVTDQAKIGVFSLNSEYIEFLKLKSTLKVTSSSYVRLIDCVGQLLVLNIISNEILNVYKIDFSTMNCVKLETLGDIALFYAPKEKYYALSSSEKWGYRRNSVYVIDLPSKKCKVYIGDDNELPKFIIRPIYNNTQTYYPPYLLDWCFRHQLEVDLRNTMSGESPQMVRASSKTKAQEEGINSVEHNFEIKEGKGQRNKRINTKLNGYIIN, encoded by the coding sequence ATGACGAAGGTAGCAGATAATTTGTGTCAACTTCCTTGGGATGTGCTTGATATCATTTCTAGAAAATTAGATTTCGACGACCTCTTTCAATTTAGTGGTGTGTGCAAGAATTGGTGGGAGTTTCATAAAACTTATTGGAGAGATTTCTTAGTATCCCAAGAACCATTAATTGTTAGAAACTCTTACTATATTAGGAAATGTTATACCTTCATCAGCATACCTCACCAAAAAGTTTATCACTCAAAGAAGATGAATGACTTAAAAAACTTTCTCTATTTTGGATCTTCTAGCGGATATTTGATTATGACAGAGAACAATCATTCATTTGTGCTCATGAATCCATTTATAAGAAAAGTGATTCTAATCGATACCTCCTCAACCTTTAAAGTTGAACTTTCTGATTTTGCTTACTATGTCTTACTTGCTTTTGGAAAAGGCTCAGATGAATTTGTCTTTGTGGCTTTATGTAAAAGTTCTCATAGTTTGCATATCTATCAATCTCAAAATTTTGGTTGGGTTACTTATTCGCCAAAAAGAAATTCATGGAAAGGTGTTGACTTTACAATTTTGCATAATGCCATATATGTGGTCACTGACCAGGCCAAAATAGGGGTATTCAGCTTGAATTCTGAATATATagagtttttaaaattgaagagTACTCTCAAAGTAACATCTTCCTCATATGTAAGGCTGATTGATTGTGTTGGACAACTTTTAGTGCTTAATATTATTTCCAATGAAATACTAAATGTGTACAAGATAGACTTCTCAACCATGAATTGTGTCAAATTAGAAACTTTGGGTGACATCGCATTATTTTATGCTCCCAAGGAAAAGTATTATGCATTGAGTAGCTCAGAAAAGTGGGGTTATCGAAGGAATTCTGTTTATGTCATCGATCTTCCATCTAAAAAATGCAAAGTGTATATAGGGGATGACAATGAATTGCCAAAGTTCATTATTAGACCTATATATAATAATACTCAAACTTATTATCCACCCTACTTGTTGGATTGGTGTTTTAGACATCAACTTGAGGTAGATTTAAGGAACACAATGAGTGGTGAAAGCCCACAAATGGTGAGAGCTTCTAGTAAGACCAAGGCCCAAGAAGAGGGTATCAATTCAGTTGAACATAATTTTGAAATCAAGGAAGGAAAGGGACAAAGGAATAAAAGAATCAACACAAAATTGAATGGCtatataattaactaa